A genomic segment from bacterium encodes:
- a CDS encoding DUF362 domain-containing protein, with translation MAYVAFGKVEDYDEEKILSVIEKLFSLTGIDRNFKPGERILLKPNVLAPRKAEMGITTNPKFVSATVKFLRTLGLEVIVSDSPGGAGTKSMFAMKETGIYDAAVNAGAKVVPIEKFGIKTFKSDGGAKIHISKIIDEVDGIVNLPKLKTHSLTLLTLAVKNCYGLVPGFMKTRYHFYYPTPRKFSWLLAEIYERVRDKIRAVILDGIVAMEGNGPSAGDLRKLGIVGFSDDCAAIDDALEKLLGQDKPSPVIKELKKRKLVPAYKVSWLNGQETKIHDFAIPSNWKMRLIPSFLGTLANRLIQIYPVVDESLCTGCGECASSCPANAINISSNGLPKFDYKRCIRCLCCHEICPSKAIKLKRTFLTRFV, from the coding sequence ATGGCTTATGTTGCTTTCGGCAAAGTAGAAGACTACGACGAAGAAAAAATCCTTAGTGTCATAGAAAAACTCTTCAGCCTTACCGGTATCGACAGGAATTTCAAACCAGGTGAAAGGATTCTCCTCAAGCCCAATGTCCTTGCCCCACGAAAAGCGGAAATGGGTATAACAACTAATCCGAAATTTGTGTCAGCTACAGTAAAATTCCTGCGAACACTCGGTTTGGAGGTTATAGTTTCCGATTCGCCGGGTGGTGCCGGAACCAAGTCAATGTTCGCAATGAAGGAAACAGGTATTTACGACGCAGCAGTTAATGCTGGAGCAAAAGTAGTGCCGATAGAGAAATTCGGCATAAAAACATTCAAAAGCGACGGCGGCGCAAAAATCCATATATCGAAAATTATTGATGAGGTTGATGGCATTGTAAATTTGCCCAAACTTAAAACCCACTCATTAACACTGCTTACCCTTGCCGTAAAAAACTGTTACGGCCTTGTGCCCGGTTTTATGAAAACCCGCTACCATTTTTACTACCCGACCCCACGAAAATTCTCGTGGCTCCTTGCAGAGATTTACGAACGAGTTCGAGACAAAATCCGAGCAGTAATACTGGACGGTATTGTCGCTATGGAAGGTAATGGTCCGTCAGCGGGCGATTTGCGCAAACTTGGCATAGTCGGGTTCTCGGACGACTGCGCAGCCATCGACGACGCGCTCGAAAAGCTGCTGGGGCAGGACAAACCATCGCCAGTAATAAAAGAACTGAAAAAACGAAAATTAGTTCCCGCTTACAAAGTGTCATGGCTCAACGGCCAGGAAACAAAAATCCACGATTTCGCCATACCAAGCAACTGGAAAATGCGCCTCATACCATCATTCCTGGGAACACTGGCTAATCGTCTCATACAAATTTATCCTGTAGTTGACGAAAGCCTTTGCACCGGTTGCGGGGAATGCGCAAGCTCTTGCCCCGCTAATGCGATAAACATCTCCTCAAACGGGCTGCCAAAGTTCGACTATAAAAGATGCATAAGATGCCTTTGCTGTCATGAAATTTGCCCAAGCAAGGCTATAAAACTTAAAAGAACATTTCTAACCCGATTCGTATGA
- a CDS encoding electron transport complex protein RnfA — protein MEVSKLIMLAISAIFINNFVLSRFLGLCPYMGVSKKTETALGMGFAVIFVMTMSSAITWIVWTYFLLPTKSNVLYLVFKALGAKVTPQNFDLSYLETIAFIIVIATFVQLIEMIIQKTSPTLYEALGIYLPLITTNCAVLGVAELNTMTMHLNFIESVVHGFSAGIGFTIALLLMSGIRERLELSDIPKPLQGLPIAFFVAMLMSMAFLGFSGFKI, from the coding sequence ATGGAAGTCTCGAAGCTCATAATGCTCGCTATAAGTGCTATTTTCATTAACAATTTCGTTTTATCTCGATTTCTCGGACTGTGCCCTTATATGGGGGTTTCTAAAAAAACTGAGACAGCGCTCGGAATGGGATTTGCGGTCATTTTCGTCATGACTATGTCTTCCGCGATAACATGGATAGTCTGGACTTACTTCCTCCTGCCCACAAAGTCGAATGTTTTATATCTTGTTTTCAAAGCTTTGGGCGCCAAGGTTACGCCACAGAATTTTGACCTCTCATACCTTGAGACAATAGCTTTCATAATAGTTATCGCGACATTCGTCCAGCTCATCGAGATGATAATTCAGAAGACATCGCCAACACTTTACGAAGCATTAGGGATATATCTTCCGCTTATAACCACTAATTGCGCAGTTCTGGGTGTAGCTGAGCTTAACACGATGACGATGCATCTTAATTTCATTGAGAGCGTTGTTCATGGTTTCTCAGCTGGAATTGGATTTACGATAGCACTGCTTCTTATGAGTGGTATTCGTGAGCGGCTTGAACTATCTGACATTCCGAAGCCACTTCAAGGATTGCCTATAGCGTTCTTTGTCGCTATGCTTATGTCCATGGCATTTTTGGGATTTTCTGGGTTCAAAATTTGA
- a CDS encoding LptF/LptG family permease, which yields MKVLDRYIIKNLFPPFLGALGVVLFVLVMDFLLDILNLIIAKGVPVWAVGKLFLYNLAWMLSLAIPMASLVASLMAYGRMSEDREIVAARSSGISFPRMMMPGLLIMVLLSAIMVIFNDKVVPEYNYKAKQMMVQIHRKKPLAAIRPRVFIDEFPGIVLYVGDMDDKKKILYDVLIFEKKRGAKSRTIVAPKGKVRYNPEADEISFTLYGGQIHELDPQDPSRYIRIDFDEETIVISELGTKLGEEARTFRGDRELNIAMIKEKIRSYRARIDSALFSLRQIAASAIDSLWVPRTYRGKPGASPTRRALLRERRRAGLIRRQIYVIKQSERRINKLTVEVHKKYALALACIFFFLVSAPLGALIRRGGLGVAVGLAFGFFLTYWAFLIGGEELADRGIVNPIIAMWSGNIVMGIIAVISMLKIIYGTLPNPIRTLKTLLRHRE from the coding sequence ATGAAAGTTCTCGATCGATACATAATAAAAAACCTTTTTCCACCGTTTTTAGGAGCGCTGGGAGTGGTGCTCTTCGTGCTGGTAATGGACTTCCTCCTGGATATCCTCAATCTCATTATAGCCAAAGGTGTTCCAGTCTGGGCAGTCGGCAAACTTTTTCTCTACAATCTCGCATGGATGCTATCGCTTGCTATACCCATGGCGTCCCTCGTGGCATCACTTATGGCATACGGCAGAATGAGCGAGGATAGGGAGATAGTCGCGGCACGAAGCAGTGGAATATCGTTCCCCCGAATGATGATGCCGGGATTGCTTATCATGGTTCTGCTATCAGCCATAATGGTCATCTTCAACGATAAGGTTGTCCCTGAATACAACTATAAAGCCAAACAGATGATGGTTCAGATCCACAGAAAGAAGCCGCTTGCCGCTATCCGACCAAGAGTTTTTATAGATGAGTTCCCCGGAATAGTGCTCTATGTCGGCGACATGGATGATAAGAAAAAAATTCTTTATGATGTTTTGATATTCGAGAAGAAACGCGGCGCAAAATCGAGAACAATAGTTGCACCAAAGGGCAAGGTAAGATACAATCCTGAAGCGGATGAGATTAGTTTCACACTTTACGGCGGACAAATTCATGAACTTGACCCACAAGACCCGAGCCGATACATAAGAATCGATTTCGACGAGGAGACCATAGTAATAAGCGAGTTAGGCACAAAACTTGGTGAGGAAGCAAGAACATTCAGGGGCGACAGGGAACTAAACATAGCAATGATAAAGGAAAAGATACGCTCGTATCGTGCGAGAATAGACTCCGCCTTATTCTCATTAAGACAAATCGCCGCATCGGCAATAGACTCCCTCTGGGTGCCACGGACCTATAGAGGCAAACCAGGCGCCTCACCAACGCGGAGAGCACTGCTCCGCGAAAGAAGACGAGCAGGATTAATAAGGCGACAAATATATGTAATAAAACAGTCGGAACGGAGAATAAACAAACTTACGGTAGAGGTGCACAAGAAGTATGCGCTCGCTCTGGCGTGCATATTTTTCTTTCTCGTTAGTGCACCACTCGGCGCACTAATTCGACGCGGTGGTCTTGGCGTCGCAGTAGGACTTGCATTCGGCTTCTTCCTAACATACTGGGCGTTTCTTATAGGTGGCGAGGAACTCGCGGACAGAGGAATAGTAAACCCCATAATAGCAATGTGGAGCGGAAACATCGTTATGGGTATCATAGCAGTAATATCAATGCTTAAAATAATCTACGGAACCCTGCCTAATCCGATACGAACATTGAAAACTCTCCTAAGACATCGCGAATAA
- a CDS encoding RnfABCDGE type electron transport complex subunit G: protein MKQIAKLGLTLMIYTAIAGLLLGFIYTKTKPRIEEQERLAQKEALISVMPEEAKFFDEITLPDSTIVFVGYKDSSKSEAVGFASIGMKYGFSSNVKVMVGILPDFTLTGIRVLSQNETPGLGTHVVDDWFQKQFAGKSIEQLKVDKDGGDIKSITGATISSRTVTGAVEAVVKKLMDNKDALPLPSEVEHEGEDTTDTSSKQT, encoded by the coding sequence GTGAAGCAGATTGCCAAATTGGGATTAACATTGATGATTTACACTGCTATAGCAGGGCTACTTCTCGGGTTCATCTATACTAAAACTAAGCCTCGAATAGAGGAGCAGGAAAGACTTGCCCAGAAGGAAGCGCTTATAAGCGTTATGCCAGAAGAAGCTAAGTTTTTTGATGAAATAACGCTGCCCGACAGCACAATAGTTTTCGTCGGTTATAAAGATTCGTCGAAAAGTGAAGCAGTAGGTTTTGCTTCGATAGGGATGAAATACGGTTTTTCGAGCAATGTTAAGGTTATGGTTGGCATACTGCCCGACTTTACCCTTACGGGAATTAGGGTTCTTTCGCAGAATGAAACTCCCGGATTGGGAACACATGTGGTTGACGATTGGTTCCAGAAGCAGTTCGCGGGCAAATCTATCGAACAACTTAAGGTGGATAAGGATGGCGGCGATATAAAATCGATAACTGGCGCGACCATATCTTCAAGGACTGTTACAGGAGCTGTGGAAGCGGTGGTAAAGAAACTTATGGATAATAAAGATGCGCTCCCGTTGCCTTCTGAAGTTGAACATGAGGGTGAAGACACAACAGATACTTCGAGCAAGCAGACTTGA
- a CDS encoding RnfABCDGE type electron transport complex subunit D, protein MSEKLIVSSSPHIRSDVSVKVIMWNVVLAMLPIFAASVYFFGPRAVWLTLSGILGAVLFEALIQKLSGKRVSIDDGSAVITGMLLAFNLPPGVPIWMPFVGAAFGIVFGKMIFGGLGNNPVNPALVGRTFLMASWPVQMTTAWVAPKGGAIPGFPTNIDAITGATPLNVLKVFVGQKIHSTNPAEVEQAKAVLGKLYGVVPNLFFGNVGGVLGETSALLIILGGIYLILRKFADWRIPVAYIGTAALLGWIIGSPEGLFKMNVLFYIFSGGLMLGAFFMATDMVTSPVTPRGRWIFGIGAGILTVVIRKWGGYPEGVCYSILLMNLTVPIIDRHTRPRVFGTEKARAGRKK, encoded by the coding sequence TTGAGCGAGAAGCTGATAGTCTCTTCGTCGCCGCACATAAGATCCGATGTTTCGGTTAAGGTTATAATGTGGAATGTTGTTCTCGCTATGCTTCCTATATTTGCCGCTTCAGTGTATTTTTTCGGTCCCAGAGCCGTTTGGCTTACCTTAAGCGGTATTCTTGGAGCAGTTTTGTTTGAAGCCCTGATCCAGAAACTAAGCGGGAAAAGGGTTTCCATAGATGATGGAAGCGCTGTAATAACTGGAATGCTTCTTGCGTTCAATCTCCCCCCTGGTGTGCCCATCTGGATGCCTTTTGTGGGTGCAGCATTCGGGATAGTTTTCGGGAAAATGATTTTCGGCGGACTGGGAAATAACCCCGTGAACCCTGCATTAGTTGGCAGAACATTTCTTATGGCGAGCTGGCCTGTTCAGATGACTACTGCTTGGGTGGCTCCTAAAGGTGGCGCGATTCCGGGATTCCCAACAAATATAGACGCTATTACCGGTGCGACTCCGCTTAATGTCCTGAAAGTTTTCGTCGGTCAGAAGATTCATTCAACTAACCCCGCTGAAGTCGAACAGGCAAAAGCGGTTCTTGGAAAGCTCTATGGTGTAGTCCCAAACCTTTTCTTCGGCAATGTCGGCGGTGTCCTTGGAGAAACATCGGCATTGCTTATCATTCTTGGCGGGATATATCTTATACTCCGTAAATTCGCCGATTGGAGGATACCGGTCGCATACATAGGCACGGCAGCCCTTTTGGGATGGATTATAGGGAGCCCTGAGGGGCTTTTTAAGATGAATGTTTTGTTCTATATTTTCAGCGGTGGGCTTATGCTTGGAGCTTTCTTCATGGCGACTGACATGGTTACATCGCCGGTAACACCTCGCGGGCGCTGGATCTTCGGCATCGGTGCCGGCATTCTTACGGTAGTAATAAGAAAATGGGGCGGTTATCCTGAGGGTGTATGCTACTCAATTTTGCTTATGAACCTCACGGTTCCGATAATAGACAGGCATACCAGACCGAGAGTTTTCGGCACTGAAAAGGCGAGAGCCGGGAGGAAAAAGTGA
- a CDS encoding electron transport complex subunit E, whose translation MLKEFTKGIIKENPVLVLALGLCPTLAVSTTAYNGIGMGIAVIFVLTMSNLIVSLIRKTVPKRIRIPIFITVIASFVTIVKLVMAGYTPGLSKQLGIFVPLIVVNCIILGRAEAFASKRGVLPSILDGLGMGIGFTIVLFLMGTVREIIGSGTLTIGFPMLFGPVTINVMGAGYPPALMLILPPGGFMTLGVFLWLKQLLSKS comes from the coding sequence ATGCTTAAGGAATTCACAAAAGGCATAATTAAGGAAAATCCTGTTCTTGTTTTAGCGCTCGGACTTTGTCCTACTCTTGCCGTTAGCACTACGGCCTACAACGGGATAGGTATGGGAATAGCTGTTATATTCGTTTTGACCATGTCGAACCTTATAGTCTCGCTCATAAGGAAGACAGTTCCCAAAAGAATTCGAATACCGATTTTCATAACTGTTATCGCGTCGTTTGTCACGATTGTTAAGCTTGTCATGGCGGGTTACACACCAGGATTGTCCAAGCAGCTTGGCATTTTTGTGCCTTTGATTGTGGTAAACTGCATAATTCTTGGCAGAGCTGAGGCATTCGCAAGCAAAAGAGGTGTTTTGCCTTCTATTCTCGATGGTCTGGGAATGGGAATAGGATTTACTATAGTCTTGTTCCTTATGGGCACTGTGCGTGAAATTATAGGCAGCGGAACTCTCACGATTGGTTTCCCCATGCTTTTTGGGCCGGTAACTATAAATGTTATGGGCGCTGGGTATCCACCGGCGTTGATGCTTATTTTGCCGCCCGGTGGTTTCATGACGCTGGGGGTGTTTTTGTGGCTGAAGCAACTTCTTAGCAAAAGTTGA
- a CDS encoding class I SAM-dependent methyltransferase: MASYQEYTLRSSIAPKRWVHKKRFKQAIKLLELKPDDTLLDYGCGGGYLLELAGKIVPPDRLYGFDPSESMRKLATENLAGKTKIFANVDELRGMKFTKIACLETLEHLPDELLHEALNTISNLLAENGKVLISVPVEIGLSAVVKNTFRAVFGNLRHLTLKTFTRTALGLPCERETPQDFDGLPFIYSHICFDYRRFEKILSEVFKIKKKVFSPVPALGPVLNNIVFFVCEKPNMHSNSQ; the protein is encoded by the coding sequence ATGGCATCGTATCAGGAATACACACTCAGGTCAAGCATTGCGCCCAAAAGGTGGGTTCACAAAAAGCGTTTCAAACAGGCGATAAAGCTTCTCGAGCTGAAGCCGGACGACACACTGCTTGATTATGGGTGTGGTGGGGGATACCTTCTCGAGCTCGCCGGAAAAATTGTCCCACCAGACCGGCTCTACGGATTCGACCCATCGGAATCGATGCGGAAACTTGCCACAGAAAATCTGGCTGGCAAAACCAAAATATTTGCCAATGTTGACGAGTTAAGAGGAATGAAATTCACCAAAATAGCATGTCTCGAAACTCTGGAACATCTTCCTGATGAACTACTCCACGAAGCACTAAACACGATAAGTAACCTTCTTGCCGAGAACGGAAAAGTTCTCATAAGCGTTCCGGTTGAGATAGGACTTTCTGCGGTCGTTAAAAACACATTTCGCGCCGTCTTCGGAAACCTCAGGCATCTTACACTAAAAACATTCACAAGAACCGCGCTTGGTCTGCCCTGTGAACGGGAAACGCCTCAGGATTTCGATGGACTTCCTTTCATATATTCGCACATATGTTTTGATTACAGGCGATTTGAGAAAATACTTTCGGAGGTTTTCAAAATCAAAAAGAAAGTTTTCTCGCCTGTGCCAGCGTTAGGTCCGGTTTTAAATAATATCGTGTTTTTTGTTTGTGAGAAACCAAACATGCATTCAAATTCGCAATAA
- a CDS encoding Fe-S cluster domain-containing protein, with protein MEYVFWGSIIELAFFGLIFGIGLALAAKKFAVEVDPRVEKVLEILPNANCGACGYPGCSGFAKAVVAGEVPVTGCPVGGQSVAEKIAAILGVEVGEVEPMVAVAACSGGVRAKDKYEYDGIEDCRAAMVMGGGPKLCSYGCIGLGTCVEACPFDALSMGPLGVPVTDFDKCTGCGICVDVCPTGVMKLVPKSQPVFVACNSKDPGVFVRKACETGCISCFLCQKNCPNQAIKVVNNLAEIDYDKCDACGICIMVCPTKVILNKFPDVMKANKGLPAAVPTNPDETKALLDEIKKKQAEAKKTPKKSSEKQSNN; from the coding sequence ATGGAATATGTATTCTGGGGTTCAATAATAGAGTTAGCATTTTTTGGGCTTATTTTTGGAATAGGTCTTGCTCTGGCAGCAAAAAAGTTTGCTGTCGAGGTTGACCCACGGGTTGAGAAAGTTCTGGAAATTCTTCCTAATGCGAATTGTGGTGCATGTGGTTACCCTGGCTGTTCAGGATTTGCCAAAGCTGTTGTTGCTGGTGAGGTGCCCGTTACAGGATGTCCAGTTGGAGGGCAGAGTGTTGCGGAAAAGATAGCCGCCATTCTCGGCGTTGAGGTTGGCGAGGTTGAGCCCATGGTTGCCGTTGCCGCTTGTAGCGGCGGTGTAAGGGCTAAGGACAAATACGAATATGATGGGATAGAGGATTGCCGCGCTGCCATGGTTATGGGGGGTGGTCCAAAACTTTGCTCATATGGCTGTATTGGACTTGGAACATGTGTTGAGGCGTGTCCATTTGATGCGCTCTCGATGGGACCTTTGGGGGTGCCTGTAACAGATTTTGATAAGTGCACAGGGTGCGGAATATGTGTCGATGTGTGTCCCACTGGTGTTATGAAGCTTGTTCCTAAAAGCCAGCCAGTTTTTGTTGCCTGCAACTCAAAAGACCCCGGCGTTTTCGTGAGGAAGGCATGCGAAACAGGGTGTATAAGCTGTTTCCTGTGCCAGAAAAATTGTCCAAATCAGGCTATCAAAGTTGTAAACAACCTTGCCGAAATTGACTATGATAAATGTGATGCATGTGGGATATGTATAATGGTGTGTCCAACTAAAGTTATTCTTAATAAATTCCCCGATGTTATGAAGGCTAATAAGGGTTTGCCCGCCGCCGTGCCCACTAACCCTGATGAGACCAAAGCGCTTCTTGATGAGATCAAGAAAAAGCAGGCTGAGGCGAAAAAGACACCAAAAAAGTCTTCTGAAAAGCAAAGCAACAATTAG
- the metG gene encoding methionine--tRNA ligase — protein MAKFYVTTPIYYVNDRPHIGHTYTTVLADVIARYRKLMGDDVFFLTGTDEHGQKVAQAAKKSGISPKEHCDMYSKRFKDLWKRLDIEFDYFVRTTDPQHEEVVKKALQYIYDKGDIYKDKYVGWYCVHDERFWTEKDLVGGKCPECGRDVVKIEEENYFFRMSKYQNWLIEYIESHKEFVQPDFRRNEVLGFLRKPLNDLCISRPKKRLSWGVELPFDTDYVTYVWVDALLNYVSAVGLYFDPAKFEKWWPADIHLIGKDILTTHAVYWPIILHALDLELPKTIFAHGWWLVSEQKMGKSLGNAVDPYALIEHIGVDQLRYYLMRDMVLGQDASYTLDGLVSRLNNDLSNDLGNILSRVTNMIVSYCDGKLPHSGSITLPQTNEFLEKISNLSDDVSQKITKLKIHAALESVNAAMRATNRYIEDTQPWKLAKSGEQEKLNEVLFQSTQVLAKAGILLYPVMPRKCRTLLDALGFDGEISINEAKKDVLIKPGTTITKPKALFPKIDLTKLSEALGVTEVPEKKEAKKEEQITINDFAKIELKVGKIVSARKAPNAEKLLLLDVDLGDEKRQLVAGIAKWYTPEELVGKNIVVLTNLKPAVIRGFESQGMLLAADDGENVVLITTDKPIAPGSKIR, from the coding sequence ATGGCGAAATTCTATGTTACCACACCTATTTACTATGTTAACGACCGCCCCCACATAGGCCACACATACACCACAGTCCTTGCGGATGTTATCGCACGATACAGAAAGCTTATGGGTGATGATGTCTTCTTCCTAACGGGGACTGATGAGCACGGACAAAAGGTTGCGCAGGCTGCCAAGAAATCGGGAATATCCCCCAAAGAACACTGCGACATGTATTCAAAAAGGTTCAAAGACCTATGGAAACGACTCGACATAGAATTCGATTACTTTGTAAGAACTACTGACCCCCAGCACGAGGAAGTCGTCAAGAAAGCGTTGCAATACATTTACGATAAAGGCGACATATACAAAGACAAGTATGTTGGCTGGTATTGCGTGCACGACGAGCGCTTCTGGACTGAGAAAGACTTGGTAGGTGGGAAATGTCCCGAATGCGGTCGAGATGTGGTCAAAATTGAGGAGGAAAATTACTTCTTCAGAATGTCCAAGTACCAAAATTGGCTTATCGAATACATTGAGTCCCACAAAGAATTTGTCCAGCCGGATTTCAGGCGAAACGAGGTTCTTGGATTCCTGCGAAAACCCCTAAACGACCTTTGCATATCACGCCCCAAAAAGAGATTATCGTGGGGTGTTGAGTTACCATTCGATACCGATTATGTTACATATGTCTGGGTCGATGCGCTCCTCAACTATGTTTCCGCTGTAGGTCTGTACTTTGACCCAGCAAAATTTGAGAAATGGTGGCCCGCCGACATCCATCTTATAGGAAAAGACATTCTAACCACTCACGCAGTATATTGGCCCATAATACTTCATGCTCTCGACCTTGAACTCCCGAAAACTATTTTCGCACACGGCTGGTGGCTCGTATCAGAGCAAAAAATGGGCAAATCACTTGGCAACGCCGTCGACCCGTATGCATTAATTGAACACATAGGTGTTGATCAACTCCGATACTACCTGATGCGCGATATGGTTCTTGGGCAGGATGCCTCGTATACACTTGATGGGCTCGTTTCGCGACTTAACAATGACCTATCAAATGACTTGGGGAATATTCTGTCCCGGGTTACCAATATGATCGTTTCCTACTGTGATGGGAAATTGCCCCACTCTGGAAGCATAACTCTACCGCAGACAAACGAGTTCCTCGAAAAAATCTCGAATCTTTCAGATGATGTGAGCCAGAAAATAACCAAGCTTAAAATTCACGCAGCCCTCGAATCAGTTAACGCAGCGATGAGAGCAACCAACCGATACATCGAGGACACTCAGCCGTGGAAATTAGCTAAAAGCGGTGAGCAGGAAAAACTTAACGAAGTGCTATTCCAATCAACGCAAGTACTCGCGAAGGCCGGGATACTTCTTTATCCAGTAATGCCCCGAAAATGCCGTACACTTCTTGATGCGCTCGGATTCGACGGTGAAATAAGCATAAACGAAGCTAAAAAAGATGTTCTAATAAAGCCCGGCACAACCATTACAAAGCCCAAAGCCCTCTTCCCAAAGATTGACCTTACCAAACTTTCCGAGGCACTCGGGGTAACGGAGGTACCGGAGAAAAAAGAAGCGAAAAAAGAGGAACAAATAACGATAAACGACTTCGCTAAAATCGAGCTCAAAGTCGGGAAAATAGTCTCAGCAAGAAAAGCTCCCAATGCTGAGAAGCTCCTTTTGCTTGATGTTGACCTTGGAGACGAAAAACGCCAACTCGTAGCCGGAATCGCGAAATGGTACACGCCGGAAGAATTGGTCGGCAAAAACATAGTGGTTCTAACAAACCTCAAGCCCGCAGTCATACGAGGCTTTGAAAGCCAGGGAATGCTTCTTGCCGCCGACGACGGTGAAAATGTTGTCCTTATAACAACTGACAAACCAATAGCCCCTGGCAGCAAAATAAGATAG
- a CDS encoding HEPN domain-containing protein: MLEEAKELLETAALMVEKGEKYEAVNMVEMAVNKAIAELERAAGQENFGESLQRRLAKFTDNIEIINYAKVIEDIFDPTIYPVGFDAGTEEPSVSFGQALIAVEYGRKIVDFVESKINDLAGGE; encoded by the coding sequence ATGCTTGAGGAGGCTAAGGAACTTTTGGAGACTGCGGCTTTAATGGTTGAAAAAGGCGAGAAATACGAGGCGGTGAATATGGTTGAGATGGCGGTAAATAAAGCCATAGCTGAACTTGAGAGAGCAGCGGGTCAGGAAAATTTTGGCGAATCGCTACAGCGCAGGCTGGCCAAATTCACCGATAACATCGAGATAATTAACTATGCTAAAGTTATTGAAGATATTTTTGACCCTACCATCTACCCCGTGGGTTTTGATGCCGGCACTGAGGAGCCAAGCGTTTCGTTCGGGCAGGCTTTGATAGCGGTTGAATATGGGAGAAAGATTGTTGATTTTGTGGAGTCGAAGATAAATGATCTGGCCGGAGGAGAATAA